A single window of Carassius auratus strain Wakin chromosome 9, ASM336829v1, whole genome shotgun sequence DNA harbors:
- the LOC113108427 gene encoding LOW QUALITY PROTEIN: protein dopey-2-like (The sequence of the model RefSeq protein was modified relative to this genomic sequence to represent the inferred CDS: inserted 1 base in 1 codon), whose product MDPEEAELQNDYRYRSYAAVIEKALRNFESSSEWADLISSLGKLNKALQSNLKYSLLPRRLIIGKRLAQCLHPALPSGVHLKALETYEVIFKIIGTKWLAKDLFIYSSGLFPLLGHAAMSVKPVLLTLYERYFLPLQRALLPSLQAFIMGLLPGLEEGAEVYERTDALLVKLSLFVGQSVFYGALWGSLLICPLVRLPASLFIVAHFDHSVTAREQKNMLGTDHRLVVKAVCLALQDSNVLVQRNMLEILLYFFPFTTCQDPEEHAIPLNRDEMISVVSAASLTLLRRDMSLNRRLYAWMLGLNIKGGMVAADSSRFNSVEEYTAFYFSTHSRELLVQAVVNILKQKDIEANPDNLIEYLRPFRIIISLLDKSEIGPLVLSDVLLEVVRAFYNYCKVMLGEDNLNSSLSGSKLNSKIKENXNSSEIIKTVNMLVSAMSSNYLWDYMTRHFQICLSSLRDPASKHPSKDWSSPPSVTELSTLIIFLLDVIPLELYADIQMQFLPQMLGSMLQSLHSHMTSLSLQELTQAMRACYKVLSKIQMPVAYMEVEAESQTQDLEQTQIVMSNTKVKESDQVNGNNDDSSSEGGLNGQETQEAEPGVAPYPPLRSEDSGLGLSASPSEQHLLPGRNGSDPASDVNPEAEDVWRKGGTIENMSKCVQDILASVITRHLLDVMDPEKKKQEEASQLDPSASPRGSKRSPSKRKGSRDLGLIKDRLAEFFNPSKLRIHALHGSSTDGGKDHRPTELEWMGNFQSKSKGEITESCRQAFTVICQLLLECITFPVYFTEEENQDLHTSMFNKTGIEGTLPDWLRSLMTLCCLTKDYQVQHVAISSLLDLINHSQSLALVIQDKNQRYKNSDANPLSGQLQMVTLPPIYPDVLKTLEDSTDFYLRVSQVLWAQLDTERREHHVSCVELFYRLHCLAPSASICEDIVCLGLLSGDKVVCLEALHRFSVLWHLTREIQTSRSTSLNRSFDKSLFVVLDSLNNQDGSVSAAAQNWLVRALSLNDVVRILEPVLLLLLDPKTQRSPIQSIKQNLSVGNLKALTWRDRSITKSVGDNLTPSCQTEESPIRRITIVDREALWAELERDPELTPPDSPTISRSESEETEGEDEEEEEEEESEHTESADTSGTQNSTENSSSSSAPYLQRHDDGSVEEEGVANGLQRVDSERTQVSDSLSSDEDDGQLEAIAKTRLLKRQREKREAVDSLFRHVLLYKQQYESSRILYAFTILDTILRTSAGPFVEALSSTSLDCSSIAHLNLIQNLLQRHRQAQDGGSFYGRLQTSTPPSGATPDPPQPASSPLHSPSSPSSPPTLLLELLTCLCMHYLRSHYPSYASVPTRQLQANREVQVKSVEVLTELMIQLVRVAQQAQIGEAKGTASLEAVRNLLWGYKVQQYVLLTLSASMYVCQRADRPEQHKLPEEDQGGDEGEISEESLINFGRDGIWAEHPLQIALLKLLKVLIVLEHHVCPPHTKAQDHDQSNSNPQRHAEPPSSALAREWQTAVMFQQSIKAVRYVASQPITAQGMFVSAAARALHPQYGCAMHPAWVTLLCEVLPYLGRSLAIIVSPIIAQICRNLDELVKQHEHNGVKASHNSTLKRENIAPDYPLTLLEGLTTITHYCLLDHKKTAGSDVPDLRNASNAILEEFPHMISSMALLWGVVKGCDSTHGSRASSTSVYFKGTKILRQKVLEFLMPLTHQFGVQVMASVAAVWSNRKSRKRRSRNKILPDASDSQMTLVDLVKALNTLRTDTILQLIREVVKKPHQIKGDQKTALVDIPMLQFSYVYIQSLSAQALQENINPLLCLLRESLQLNLAPPGHFLLLGILNDCVNRLPNIDNKRDTKELQEVSQRILEAVGAVAGSSLEQTSWLSRNLEVKAQPQVCLQGDEDDHDGNESEECAGQGSAMVSSSAPSVFSVQALVLLAEVLAPLLDMVYRSDEKEKAVPLISRLMYYVFPYLKNHSAYNVPSFCAGAQLLSSLSGYAYTKRAWKKEVLELFMDPMFFTMESLCSCHWRSIIDHLLTHEKTMFKDLMSMQSSSLKLFSSADQKPMLLKRQAFAMFSGENDQYHFYLPLIQERLTENLRVGQIPSVSAQMFLMFRVLLLRISPQHLTSLWPIMVTELIRIFNRLEKTLLDDKVSKSKLRGGNDKNGLLFPQAELDMYLSACKFLDTAVSFPPEHMPLFQMYRWAFIPEVDVDHYDGPGNTLLEGEQECKPHIVRILDGVNRRYGELNGTAGESSTDRVEFPLLTLRSLCSIVDLVPFFSTLCCSFNGSSAHLPHYVADYPPPSSDRVMKRLEHIIEGEFLDGLDS is encoded by the exons ATGGATCCCGAGGAAGCTGAGCTTCAGAATGACTACCGTTATCGCAGTTACGCCGCTGTCATTGAGAAGGCGCTGCGCAACTTTGAATCATCTAGTGAATGGGCCGATCTCATCTCCTCGCTAGGAAAACTCAACAAG GCTCTCCAGAGTAATCTAAAGTATTCACTGTTACCGCGGAGGCTGATCATCGGGAAGCGTCTGGCTCAGTGTTTGCATCCTGCTCTGCCCAGCGGCGTCCATCTCAAAGCACTTGAGACCTATGAGGTCATTTTCAAAATCATTGGCACAAAATGGCTTGCCAAGGATCTCTTCATATACAG CTCAGGACTGTTCCCATTGTTGGGTCATGCAGCGATGTCGGTGAAGCCAGTTCTGTTGACGCTGTACGAGCGGTACTTCCTGCCTCTTCAGAGGGCGCTGTTACCCAGCCTGCAGGCCTTCATCATGGGCCTACTACCAGGACTAGAGGAGGGCGCGGAGGTCTATGAGAG GACGGATGCGTTGCTTGTGAAGTTGTCCCTGTTTGTGGGTCAGTCTGTGTTTTATGGGGCGTTGTGGGGCTCGTTGCTTATATGTCCTCTGGTACGGCTCCCAGCCTCCCTCTTCATCGTCGCACACTTTGACCATTCAGTCACTGCTCGAGAACAGAAGAATATGCTTGGAACAGACCACAGACTAGTG GTGAAAGCTGTTTGTCTTGCCTTACAAGACTCTAATGTTCTGGTCCAGAGAAACATGCTGGAAATCCTTCTCTACTTCTTCCCCTTCACTACCTGCCAG GATCCTGAGGAACATGCCATTCCACTGAATCGAGATGAGATGATCAGTGTGGTGTCTGCTGCCTCACTCACCCTGCTCAGGAGAGATATGTCTCTGAATCGACGCCTCTACGCATGGATGCTGG GCTTGAACATCAAAGGAGGAATGGTGGCTGCAGACTCCAGTCGCTTTAACTCTGTGGAGGAATACACTGCATTCTACTTCAGTACACACTCCAGAGAATTACTGGTGCAG GCTGTGGTGAATATTCTGAAGCAGAAAGATATAGAGGCCAACCCAGACAATCTAATCGAGTATCTCAGACCGTTTCGCATCATCATTAGCCTGTTGGACAAATCTGAAATAG gaccatTGGTGTTGTCTGATGTGTTGCTAGAGGTGGTCAGAGCTTTTTACAACTACTGTAAAGTGATGTTGGGAGAGGACAATCTCAACTCCAGCCTCAGTGGCAGCAAACTCAACAG TAAAATCAAGGAGA AAAACTCCTCTGAGATCATAAAGACTGTCAATATGCTTGTGAGTGCCATGAGCAGTAATTATCTCTGGGACTACATGACAAGACATTTCCAAATTTGTCtcag TTCACTGCGTGATCCAGCAAGTAAGCATCCATCTAAAGACTGGAGCAGCCCTCCCTCAGTGACTGAGCTCTCAACTCTCATTATCTTCCTGTTGGATGTTATTCCTTTG GAACTCTATGCAGACATTCAGATGCAGTTTCTGCCACAGATGTTGGGCAGCATGCTGCAATCACTGCATAGTCACATGACATCCCTTAGCCTACAGGAGCTCACGCAGGCCATGAGAGCGTGTTATAAAGTGCTCAGTAAGATCCAGATGCCTGTGGCTTATATGGAAGTGGAGGCTGAATCACAGACGCAAGATCTGGAGCAAACACAG ATTGTGATGAGCAACACCAAAGTCAAGGAAAGTGACCAGGTGAATGGTAACAATGATGACAGCTCCAGTGAGGGTGGTCTAAATGGACAAGAGACACAAGAGGCAGAGCCAGGTGTAGCTCCATACCCTCCTTTGCGCTCTGAAGACAGTGGATTAGGCCTGAGTGCATCTCCATCTGAACAGCACCTCCTACCAGGCCGTAATGGATCAGATCCTGCTTCTGATGTGAACCCTGAAGCAGAGGATGTGTGGAGAAAAGGAGGAACTATAGAAAACATGTCCAAATGTGTGCAGGACATACTGGCATCTGTGATCACAAG GCATTTGTTAGATGTCATGGATCCAGAGAAGAAGAAACAGGAAGAAGCAAGTCAGCTAGATCCTAGTGCTTCCCCTAGAGGCAGTAAGCGGTCTCCATCGAAACGGAAGGGCAGTCGAGACTTGGGCTTAATCAAAGACAGACTTGCTGAGTTCTTCAACCCTAGTAAACTGAGGATCCATGCCCTTCATGGGTCTTCTACGGATGGAGGTAAAGACCACAGACCAACCGAGCTGGAGTGGATGGGAAATTTCCAGTCAAAGAGCAAAGGGGAGATAACGGAGTCGTGCCGCCAGGCCTTCACTGTGATCTGCCAGCTTCTACTGGAATGCATAACATTTCCTGTCTATTTTACTGAGGAAGAGAACCAAGACCTGCACACATCTATGTTCAACAAGACAG GGATTGAGGGAACCCTTCCCGACTGGCTGAGGTCTTTGATGACTCTGTGTTGCCTGACAAAAGACTACCAG GTGCAACATGTTGCAATCTCCTCTTTGCTGGATCTGATCAATCACTCTCAGTCTTTAGCCCTCGTCATTCAGGATAAAAATCAACGTTATAAGAACTCTGACGCAAACCCACTCAGCGGACAGCTGCAAATGGTCACCCTGCCTCCCATCTACCCAgatgttctcaaaactctggaGGATTCCACAGACTTTTACTTG CGTGTATCTCAGGTTTTATGGGCTCAACTGGACACGGAGCGTAGAGAGCATCACGTATCTTGTGTGGAGCTCTTCTATCGGCTTCACTGCTTGGCTCCATCTGCATCCATCTGCGAGGACATCGTCTGCTTGGGTTTACTTAGTGGAGACAAG gttgTGTGTCTGGAGGCACTTCACAGGTTCTCGGTTTTGTGGCACCTGACACGAGAGATCCAGACCAGTCGCAGCACTTCTCTCAACCGCTCCTTTGACAA gTCTCTGTTTGTGGTACTAGATAGTTTGAACAATCAGGATGGTAGTGTTAGTGCCGCAGCACAGAACTGGTTGGTGCGGGCTCTCTCCCTCAATGATGTGGTCCGTATCTTGGAACCGGTGCTGCTCTTACTGTTGGACCCCAAAACACAGAGATCACCTATACAAAGCATCAAACAGAATCTCTCTGTTG GTAATTTAAAGGCACTGACCTGGAGAGACAGATCCATCACAAAAAGTGTTGGAGACAACCTCACTCCTAGTTGCCAAACAGAAGAAAGCCCTATCAGACGCATCACCATAGTAGACCGTGAAGCACTGTGGGCAGAGTTGGAACGAGATCCAGAACTAACGCCTCCAGACTCCCCAACAATATCCCGGAGTGAGAGTGAAGAGACTGAGGGAGAGGacgaagaagaagaggaagaagaggaaagtGAACACACCGAATCTGCAGACACCAGTGGCACTCAGAACTCCACTGAAAACTCCAGCTCAAGCTCCGCCCCTTACTTGCAGCGCCATGATGATGGTAGTGTAGAGGAGGAGGGTGTGGCCAATGGCCTGCAGAGGGTGGATTCAGAACGCACGCAGGTTTCAGATTCGCTCTCaagtgatgaagatgatggtcaGTTGGAGGCTATTGCTAAGACCCGGTTGCTCAAGCGTCAGCGGGAAAAACGCGAGGCAGTAGATTCGCTGTTCCGCCATGTTCTGCTCTATAAGCAGCAGTATGAGAGCAGTCGAATTCTCTATGCCTTCACTATTTTAGACACCATCCTCCGGACTAGTGCAGGGCCATTTGTGGAGGCTCTCTCCAGTACTTCTCTGGACTGCAGCTCCATTGCCCATCTCAACCTCATCCAGAACCTTCTGCAGAGGCACCGTCAGGCTCAGGATGGTGGCAGCTTCTATGGTCGATTGCAGACCTCAACTCCACCAAGTGGAGCCACTCCTGACCCACCCCAGCCAGCATCTTCTCCTCTCCATTCACCATCTTCTCCTTCCTCTCCACCAACTCTCCTGCTAGAGCTACTCACCTGCCTGTGTATGCATTATCTCCGCTCTCACTATCCCTCCTATGCTAGCGTTCCCACTCGCCAACTCCAGGCCAATCGGGAGGTCCAGGTGAAAAGTGTGGAGGTGCTGACAGAACTGATGATCCAGTTGGTGAGGGTCGCCCAGCAAGCTCAAATCGGGGAAGCAAAGGGAACTGCTAGCTTGGAGGCGGTGCGCAACCTTCTTTGGGGCTACAAGGTTCAACAATACGTCCTTCTAACGCTTTCTGCCTCCATGTATGTCTGCCAGAGAGCTGATCGGCCAGAACAGCACAAATTGCCTGAAGAAGACCAAGGAGGAGATGAAGGGGAGATCTCAGAAGAGAGCCTGATTAACTTTGGGCGGGATGGGATCTGGGCTGAGCACCCACTTCAGATTGCCCTACTGAAACTTTTAAAAGTTCTCATTGTATTGGAGCACCACGTGTGTCCACCACACACCAAAGCACAAGATCATGATCAAAGCAATTCCAACCCACAGCGACATGCAGAACCACCATCTTCAGCCTTGGCTCGAGAGTGGCAAACAGCTGTGATGTTCCAGCAGTCCATCAAAGCAGTGCGTTACGTAGCCAGTCAGCCTATCACCGCTCAAGGCATGTTTGTGTCGGCAGCAGCCCGAGCTTTGCACCCACAGTATGGCTGTGCCATGCACCCAGCCTGGGTGACTCTACTTTGTGAAGTGTTGCCGTATTTAGGACGATCACTGGCCATCATTGTATCACCCATAATTGCCCAGATCTGCAGGAACCTGGATGAGCTTGTTAAACAGCACGAGCACAATGGAGTCAAAGCTTCACACAA TAGTACCTTAAAGAGGGAGAACATAGCACCTGACTATCCTCTGACACTGCTGGAAGGACTGACCACTATCACACACTATTGTCTTCTAGACCACAAGAAA ACTGCAGGCTCTGATGTCCCAGACCTACGAAATGCTAGCAATGCCATTCTGGAGGAGTTTCCGCACATGATTAGCAGCATGGCCTTACTCTGGGGTGTGGTCAAGGGCTGTGACTCCACCCATGGCAGCAGAGCCTCATCCACTTCTGTGTATTTTAAAGGCACAAAG ATCTTGAGACAAAAGGTTCTGGAGTTCTTGATGCCACTGACTCATCAGTTTGGGGTGCAGGTCATGGCCTCTGTGGCCGCTGTATGGAGCAACAGGAAGAGTCGCAAAAGACGTTCCAGAAACAAG ATTTTACCAGATGCTAGTGATTCTCAAATGACCTTGGTGGATCTAGTGAAGGCACTAAACACACTCCGTACGGACACCATACTGCAGCTCATCAGAGAGGTggtgaagaaaccccatcagatCAAAGGAGACCAG AAGACTGCATTAGTTGACATTCCAATGCTACAGTTCAGCTATGTCTACATTCAAAG TCTTTCTGCTCAAGCCCTTCAGGAGAACATCAATCCACTCCTCTGTCTGCTCAGGGAATCTCTCCAGCTTAATCTCGCCCCTCCTGGACACTTCTTACTCCTCgg CATCCTTAATGACTGTGTAAATAGACTTCCCAATATCGACAACAAGAGGGATACTAAAGAACTGCAG GAAGTGAGCCAGCGCATACTAGAAGCTGTGGGAGCTGTGGCTGGCTCATCTCTGGAGCAGACTAGCTGGCTCAGTCGTAACCTGGAAGTGAAAGCACAGCCTCAAGTCTGTCTTCAGGGAGATGAAGATGACCATGATGGCAACGAGTCTGAGG AGTGTGCAGGCCAGGGCAGTGCTATGGTGTCATCTTCAGCACCATCTGTATTCAGTGTACAAGCTCTGGTTCTGCTTGCTGAG GTTTTGGCTCCTCTTTTGGACATGGTCTATCGCAGTGATGAGAAGGAGAAAGCCGTGCCTCTTATTTCCCGGCTTATGTACTACGTTTTTCCCTATCTAAAAAATCACAG TGCCTATAACGTGCCTAGCTTCTGTGCGGGTGCTCAGTTGTTGAGCAGTCTGAGTGGATATGCCTACACTAAGCGAGCGTGGAAGAAAGAGGTGCTGGAACTCTTCATGGACCCAAtgtttttcacaatggagtcctTGTGTTCCTGCCA TTGGAGATCAATCATAGACCATCTTCTGACTCATGAAAAGACAATGTTCAAAGACTTGATGA GCATGCAGAGCAGTTCTTTAAAGCTCTTCAGCAGCGCTGACCAGAAGCCTATGTTACTGAAACGACAAGCTTTTGCCATGTTTAGTGGAGAGAATGACCAGTACCACTTCTATTTGCCTCTCATACAAG AGCGTCTAACAGAGAACCTGCGTGTGGGACAGATCCCATCAGTGTCAGCCCAGATGTTCCTCATGTTCCGTGTTCTCCTGCTGAGGATCTCACCACAACATCTCACCTCTCTCTGGCCAATCATGGTTACTGAGCTG ATACGCATTTTTAACCGCCTTGAGAAGACACTACTGGATGATAAAGTTTCAAA GAGTAAATTGCGGGGTGGCAATGACAAGAATGGTCTACTCTTCCCTCAAGCAGAGCTGGACATGTACCTGTCAGCCTGCAAATTCCTGGACACCGCTGTGTCCTTCCCTCCTGAGCACATGCCTCTGTTTCAAAT GTATCGCTGGGCTTTCATTCCTGAAGTAGATGTCGACCATTATGATGGACCAGGAAACACTCTGCTGGAAGGTGAACAAGAGTGTAAACCACACATTGTTAGGATTCTGGATGGAGTAAACCGACGCTATGGG GAGCTGAATGGAACAGCTGGTGAGTCGAGCACAGATCGAGTAGAGTTTCCTCTGCTCACACTACGTTCTCTCTGCTCTATCGTGGATCTGGTGCCATTCTTCAGCACCCTGTGCTGCTCTTTTAATGGCTCTTCTGCACACCTCCCGCATTATGTCGCTGACTACCCACCACCCAGTAGTGATCGGGTCATGAAACGCCTAGAGCACATCATTGAAGGAGAGTTCCTTGATGGACTGGACAGTTAG
- the LOC113108428 gene encoding ATP synthase subunit O, mitochondrial, translating to MAALGVGLQVRQFSTSVIRPVAKLVRPPIQIYGVEGRYATALFSAASKQKSLDKVEQELGRVSSLIKDPKLSSIVMNPHVKRSVKQKTFTDALTKAKLSPITINLINVLAENGRLTLTPDVITAFGKMMSAHRGEVTCSVTTAQPLDEASLAELKVALNGFLAKGETIKLETKSDPSILGGMIVSIGDKYADMSTKTKIQKLTKLIRET from the exons ATGGCAGCGCTTGGAGTGGGGCTGCAG GTGCGTCAGTTTAGCACCTCTGTGATCCGACCAGTAGCAAAACTTGTCAGG CCTCCTATCCAGATCTATGGGGTGGAGGGCCGTTATGCTACTGCCCTGTTCTCTGCGGCCAGCAAGCAGAAGAGCCTCGATAAGGTCGAACAGGAGCTTGGCCGCGTTTCT AGCCTGATTAAGGATCCTAAGCTGTCAAGTATCGTGATGAATCCTCATGTCAAGCGCAGTGTCAAACAGAAGACTTTCACTGATGCTTTGACTAAGGCCAAACTCTCTCCCATCACCATCAACCTCATCA atgTCCTAGCAGAAAATGGCCGCTTGACCTTGACCCCTGATGTCATCACAGCCTTTGGCAAAATGATGAGTGCCCACAGAGGAGAGGTCACATGCTCAGTCACCACCGCTCAG CCTCTAGATGAAGCTAGTCTTGCAGAGCTGAAGGTGGCACTGAATGGTTTCCTGGCCAAGGGAGAGACCATCAAACTTGAGACCAAG TCTGATCCTTCTATCCTTGGGGGCATGATCGTGAGCATTGGTGACAAGTATGCAGACATGTCTACCAAGACAAAGATCCAGAAGCTCACCAAGCTGATCAGGGAGACCTAA